One stretch of Clavibacter michiganensis DNA includes these proteins:
- a CDS encoding FadR/GntR family transcriptional regulator, giving the protein MTSSIPGMRRSRNVPVELVAHLERLIATGELAPGTKLPAERELALSMSVSRSSLREAMHELESKHLVERTPGRGTIVMRPSDEVTRLRGLVPDRMSADHVAELREVIEPRVAGFAALRATPANVLQLSDVLDRSSEDLRQAESLRLDVEFHLLLAQAAQNPLLSALCTMASDWTGDVRAHSHATRRGRRISVRGHRAIHEAVAAHDVAGAERAMAGHLADVRELIARAAQDDDGVGGPRTADAAG; this is encoded by the coding sequence ATGACCTCCTCCATCCCGGGCATGCGTCGGTCGCGCAACGTGCCCGTGGAGCTGGTCGCCCACCTCGAGCGCCTCATCGCCACCGGCGAGCTCGCCCCCGGCACGAAGCTGCCCGCGGAGCGCGAGCTGGCGCTGAGCATGTCCGTGTCGCGCTCGTCGCTGCGGGAGGCCATGCACGAGCTCGAGTCGAAGCACCTGGTGGAGCGGACGCCGGGCCGCGGGACCATCGTGATGCGACCGTCCGACGAGGTGACCCGGCTGCGGGGGCTGGTGCCCGACCGCATGTCGGCGGATCACGTCGCGGAGCTGCGCGAGGTCATCGAGCCGCGGGTGGCGGGCTTCGCGGCCCTGCGCGCGACGCCGGCGAACGTCCTGCAGCTGTCCGACGTGCTCGACCGCTCGAGCGAGGACCTGCGGCAGGCCGAGTCCCTGCGGCTCGACGTCGAGTTCCACCTGCTGCTCGCGCAGGCCGCGCAGAACCCCCTGCTCTCGGCGCTCTGCACGATGGCGAGCGACTGGACGGGCGACGTGCGCGCGCACTCGCACGCCACGCGACGCGGGCGCCGCATCTCGGTCCGCGGTCACCGGGCGATCCACGAGGCGGTCGCCGCCCACGACGTGGCGGGCGCGGAGCGCGCCATGGCCGGGCACCTGGCGGACGTGCGCGAGCTCATCGCGCGCGCCGCCCAGGACGACGACGGCGTCGGCGGTCCGCGGACCGCCGACGCCGCCGGGTGA
- a CDS encoding GntR family transcriptional regulator, whose amino-acid sequence MRERAGDPGTSASALSGRERAYEFLHAHVLTDPDQQGAFLNEQELAERIGVSRTPVREALLLLAADDLVEMIPKRGARIPVITGRQIAELMELRGVLERHAATSAVEHDRTPLDAMREVLEQQRAMVATPPRESGREFIEHDRRFHQLLVDAAGSELMSRTYAKLRARQILVGVEALYRATDRQDRVCEEHAGIVDALAAGDAEAARDAIDRHLAVTLDVLLRA is encoded by the coding sequence ATGCGAGAACGGGCGGGCGATCCAGGCACCTCGGCGAGCGCCCTCTCCGGCCGCGAGCGGGCCTACGAGTTCCTGCACGCGCACGTCCTCACCGACCCGGACCAGCAGGGCGCGTTCCTCAACGAGCAGGAGCTCGCCGAGCGCATCGGCGTCTCCCGCACGCCCGTCCGCGAGGCCCTGCTGCTGCTCGCCGCCGACGACCTGGTGGAGATGATCCCCAAGCGCGGCGCGCGCATCCCCGTCATCACGGGCCGCCAGATCGCCGAGCTGATGGAGCTGCGCGGCGTGCTCGAGCGGCATGCTGCCACGAGCGCGGTGGAGCACGACCGCACGCCGCTCGACGCCATGCGCGAGGTGCTCGAGCAGCAGCGCGCCATGGTCGCGACGCCGCCGCGCGAGAGCGGCCGGGAGTTCATCGAGCACGACCGCCGCTTCCACCAGCTCCTGGTCGACGCCGCGGGCAGCGAGCTCATGAGCCGCACCTACGCGAAGCTCCGCGCCCGACAGATCCTCGTGGGCGTCGAGGCGCTCTACCGCGCCACCGACCGGCAGGACCGGGTCTGCGAGGAGCACGCCGGCATCGTCGACGCGCTGGCCGCGGGCGACGCCGAGGCGGCCCGCGACGCGATCGACCGGCACCTCGCCGTCACGCTCGACGTGCTGCTGCGCGCCTGA
- a CDS encoding RidA family protein, protein MTTRTVHSFDASTGVPPQVGPFAHATRWGDTLYVTGQMPTDPATGELVDGGLVAETRQVLANLTAVIAHFGATLDDALMVRVYLTDFADFDRFNAEYRSWFAGPLPSRTCVGVTGLAVGATVEIDLVVGIPGGGTR, encoded by the coding sequence ATGACGACGCGCACCGTCCACTCCTTCGACGCCTCCACGGGCGTCCCGCCGCAGGTCGGCCCGTTCGCGCATGCCACCCGCTGGGGTGACACGCTCTACGTGACCGGGCAGATGCCGACGGATCCCGCGACCGGCGAGCTCGTCGACGGCGGCCTCGTCGCCGAGACCCGGCAGGTGCTCGCGAACCTCACGGCCGTGATCGCCCACTTCGGCGCCACGCTCGACGACGCCCTCATGGTGCGCGTCTACCTCACCGACTTCGCGGACTTCGACCGCTTCAACGCGGAGTACCGCTCCTGGTTCGCCGGGCCGCTGCCGAGCCGCACCTGCGTGGGCGTCACGGGGCTCGCGGTCGGCGCGACGGTCGAGATCGACCTGGTCGTCGGGATCCCGGGCGGGGGCACGCGATGA
- the purQ gene encoding phosphoribosylformylglycinamidine synthase subunit PurQ, protein MRVGVITFPGSLDGRDAQRAVRLAGATPVALWHGDHDLQGVDAIVLPGGFSYGDYLRAGAIAAFAPIMREVVDAAERGVPVLGICNGFQMLTEAHLLPGGLIRNEAGNFVCRDQRLRVEATGTAWTNAFTAGEEITIPLKNGEGGFIADADTLDRLEGEGRVAFRYLGGNPNGSLRDIAGITNARGNVVGLMPHPEHAVEEGFGPDTPAAMRSGVDGLRLFTSVLEGVLAQ, encoded by the coding sequence ATGCGCGTCGGGGTCATCACCTTCCCGGGATCCCTCGACGGCCGCGACGCGCAGCGCGCCGTCCGTCTCGCGGGCGCCACCCCGGTCGCGCTCTGGCACGGCGACCACGACCTCCAGGGCGTCGACGCGATCGTGCTCCCCGGCGGCTTCAGCTACGGCGACTACCTCCGCGCGGGCGCCATCGCGGCCTTCGCGCCGATCATGCGCGAGGTCGTGGACGCGGCCGAGCGCGGCGTCCCCGTGCTCGGCATCTGCAACGGCTTCCAGATGCTCACCGAGGCGCACCTGCTGCCGGGCGGACTGATCCGCAACGAGGCCGGGAACTTCGTCTGCCGCGACCAGCGCCTCCGCGTCGAGGCCACCGGCACCGCGTGGACGAACGCGTTCACCGCGGGCGAGGAGATCACCATCCCGCTCAAGAACGGCGAGGGCGGCTTCATCGCCGACGCCGACACGCTCGACCGCCTCGAGGGCGAGGGCCGCGTGGCCTTCCGCTACCTCGGCGGCAACCCGAACGGATCCCTGCGCGACATCGCCGGGATCACCAACGCCCGCGGCAACGTCGTCGGCCTCATGCCCCACCCCGAGCACGCCGTCGAGGAGGGCTTCGGACCGGACACCCCGGCCGCCATGCGCTCCGGTGTCGACGGCCTCCGTCTCTTCACGTCCGTCCTCGAAGGAGTCCTCGCGCAGTGA
- a CDS encoding acetamidase/formamidase family protein yields the protein MSGGVLQSGTGPVLGRHHLPSRADEIRWGWLPTAESRPALTVASGETVTIDTVSHEGILDDQGRDPVAYLAQFGVGRDRVLDDAVDIAASGVPNTEADGPHVVTGPVGVRGARPGDVLRVDVLDLAPRVPYGFISNRHGFGALAGEMPADPHSLATRDVDTIITGGSVSHFAWVEERAGSSVGVIHAGDARTLAFPLAPFLGLMAVATPGSDAHHSVPPGRFGGNIDVKHAIAGSTLYLPVLADEALFSTGDPHFAQGNGEVALTAFEAPLRATLRLTTLSGAEARRATGGLAEPVLENATHWIPTGMDVDLDVAMRNAVRNAVDFLAARFDLARSVALAYLSAAGDFEVSQVVDQVKGVHCMIRKADFAAWH from the coding sequence ATGAGCGGCGGCGTCCTGCAGTCCGGCACCGGACCGGTCCTCGGCCGGCACCACCTGCCGTCGCGGGCGGACGAGATCCGCTGGGGCTGGCTCCCGACCGCGGAGAGCCGACCCGCGCTGACGGTCGCGTCGGGGGAGACCGTGACGATCGACACCGTCAGCCACGAGGGGATCCTCGACGACCAGGGCCGGGATCCCGTCGCCTACCTCGCCCAGTTCGGCGTCGGGCGCGACCGCGTGCTCGACGACGCCGTGGACATCGCGGCGAGCGGCGTCCCGAACACGGAGGCGGACGGCCCGCACGTGGTCACGGGTCCCGTGGGCGTCCGGGGTGCGCGACCGGGCGACGTGCTGCGCGTCGACGTGCTCGACCTGGCGCCGCGCGTGCCCTACGGCTTCATCAGCAACCGGCACGGATTCGGCGCGCTCGCCGGGGAGATGCCGGCCGACCCGCACTCGCTGGCCACGCGCGACGTCGACACGATCATCACCGGCGGATCCGTCAGCCACTTCGCCTGGGTGGAGGAGCGCGCCGGGAGCAGCGTCGGCGTGATCCACGCGGGCGACGCCCGCACGCTCGCCTTCCCGCTCGCGCCGTTCCTCGGCCTCATGGCGGTGGCGACGCCCGGGTCCGACGCGCACCACTCGGTGCCGCCGGGGCGCTTCGGCGGCAACATCGACGTGAAGCACGCGATCGCCGGGTCGACGCTCTACCTGCCCGTGCTCGCCGACGAGGCCCTCTTCTCCACGGGTGACCCGCACTTCGCGCAGGGCAACGGCGAGGTCGCGCTCACCGCGTTCGAGGCGCCGCTGCGGGCGACCCTCCGGCTCACGACCCTCTCGGGCGCCGAGGCGCGGCGCGCGACGGGCGGGCTCGCGGAGCCGGTGCTCGAGAACGCGACGCACTGGATCCCCACCGGCATGGACGTGGACCTCGACGTCGCGATGCGGAACGCCGTGCGCAACGCGGTCGACTTCCTCGCGGCGCGCTTCGACCTCGCACGCTCGGTGGCGCTCGCCTACCTCTCGGCGGCGGGCGACTTCGAGGTGTCGCAGGTCGTGGACCAGGTGAAGGGCGTCCACTGCATGATCCGCAAGGCGGACTTCGCGGCCTGGCACTGA
- a CDS encoding ABC transporter substrate-binding protein, protein MIRALPGAAALAAALLLLTGCASSASAGGEAAAAKYADLAKGATCSALREQHPDWVGKTLTNAINPHTPGYESVNADDPSVYEGFDIDLGEAMGACLGFTVDYVPVAFAELIPTMASGQADFVISDIYATEERAANADFITYSKVFDGLLVAKGNPKKLTGIDTSLCGTTVALNKGFVEVPLVEGLAADCEKEGKAAPTVSLFDGNADCVQAILAGRADTYINDVNTVNRFVKEHPDDLDKATAVTLDYKIGIAVPQEQTGFRDAMEAALVAVQDSGLQQQLAADWELDENAVEAPTILSTTD, encoded by the coding sequence GTGATCCGAGCGCTCCCCGGTGCCGCCGCCCTCGCCGCCGCCCTCCTCCTCCTGACCGGCTGCGCGAGCAGCGCCAGCGCGGGCGGCGAGGCCGCCGCCGCGAAGTACGCCGACCTCGCGAAGGGGGCCACGTGCTCCGCCCTCCGCGAGCAGCACCCCGACTGGGTAGGGAAGACCCTCACCAACGCCATCAACCCGCACACGCCCGGCTACGAGTCCGTGAACGCGGACGACCCGAGCGTCTACGAGGGCTTCGACATCGACCTCGGCGAGGCCATGGGCGCGTGCCTCGGCTTCACGGTCGACTACGTGCCCGTCGCGTTCGCCGAGCTGATCCCGACCATGGCGAGCGGCCAGGCCGACTTCGTGATCTCCGACATCTACGCGACCGAGGAACGGGCGGCCAACGCCGACTTCATCACCTACTCGAAGGTCTTCGACGGCCTCCTCGTCGCGAAGGGGAACCCGAAGAAGCTGACGGGGATCGACACCTCGCTCTGCGGCACCACGGTCGCGCTCAACAAGGGCTTCGTGGAGGTGCCGCTCGTCGAGGGGCTCGCCGCCGACTGCGAGAAGGAGGGGAAGGCGGCCCCGACCGTGAGCCTCTTCGACGGCAACGCGGACTGCGTGCAGGCGATCCTCGCGGGACGGGCCGACACGTACATCAACGACGTCAACACCGTGAACCGCTTCGTGAAGGAGCACCCGGACGACCTCGACAAGGCCACGGCGGTGACGCTCGACTACAAGATCGGCATCGCGGTGCCCCAGGAGCAGACCGGATTCCGCGACGCCATGGAGGCCGCGCTCGTCGCCGTCCAGGACTCCGGGCTGCAGCAGCAGCTCGCTGCCGACTGGGAGCTCGACGAGAACGCGGTCGAGGCGCCCACCATCCTCAGCACCACGGACTGA
- a CDS encoding amino acid ABC transporter permease/ATP-binding protein: MDQFLHYLTLPYLLQGIGITAQLTLYGFVGGLLVGGVLAAMQLSRFRALAVLARAYTVIYRGTPLILQLVFVFTALPHVGIVLSPIAAGALALALNEAAFFAEILRSGVRGVDAGQTAAARALGMVPRVVMRRVVGPQAARSMVPALGNEAVSTMKNSALASIIAVPELTLRSQQLASSTFEYFSIYFASAVMYLLLTGIITVTQLLVEDAADLDRTHRRSFLSRLVPRRRDRAAASGGADAGGVAAVDPVAEAAVASPGGAARAGSADPAARVPGPSIVELRGVRKSYGRNEVLRGIDLTIRAGEVIALLGPSGSGKSTLLRTVNRLETVDSGEVLLAGRPIGLDASGRPAPEAAVAAQRVEAGVGMVFQQFNLFHHLTAAQNVAAPLRWVAGMDPAAAEARARELLDGVGLAARADVLPRHLSGGQQQRVGIARALAGSPRVLLLDEPTSALDPELVAEVLAVIRGLAHTEGLTMLIATHQMRFARDVADRVVFMAGGVVVEDGPARQVIDAPRDPVTARFVNAMNQAEA, translated from the coding sequence GTGGACCAGTTCCTGCACTACCTCACCCTCCCGTACCTCCTCCAGGGCATCGGAATCACCGCCCAGCTGACGCTCTACGGCTTCGTCGGCGGGCTGCTCGTCGGCGGCGTGCTCGCGGCCATGCAGCTCAGCCGGTTCCGCGCGCTCGCCGTCCTCGCGCGTGCCTACACGGTCATCTACCGCGGGACGCCGCTGATCCTGCAGCTCGTGTTCGTCTTCACGGCGCTGCCCCACGTGGGCATCGTGCTGTCGCCCATCGCGGCGGGGGCGCTCGCGCTCGCGCTCAACGAGGCGGCGTTCTTCGCGGAGATCCTGCGCTCGGGCGTGCGCGGGGTGGACGCGGGCCAGACCGCCGCCGCCCGCGCCCTCGGCATGGTGCCGCGCGTGGTCATGCGCCGCGTCGTGGGGCCGCAGGCGGCGCGCTCGATGGTCCCGGCGCTCGGGAACGAGGCCGTGTCGACCATGAAGAACAGCGCGCTCGCGTCGATCATCGCCGTGCCCGAGCTCACCCTCCGCAGCCAGCAGCTCGCGTCGAGCACGTTCGAGTACTTCAGCATCTACTTCGCCTCGGCGGTGATGTACCTGCTGCTCACGGGGATCATCACGGTGACGCAGCTCCTCGTCGAGGACGCGGCCGACCTCGACCGCACGCACCGCAGGTCGTTCCTGTCGCGGCTCGTGCCGCGTCGGCGTGACCGGGCAGCGGCGTCGGGCGGCGCGGATGCCGGCGGCGTCGCGGCGGTGGATCCGGTCGCCGAGGCGGCCGTCGCGAGCCCGGGCGGCGCCGCGAGGGCCGGCTCGGCGGATCCCGCCGCGCGCGTCCCCGGCCCGTCCATCGTGGAGCTGCGCGGCGTGCGGAAGTCGTACGGCCGGAACGAGGTGCTCCGCGGCATCGACCTCACCATCCGCGCGGGCGAGGTGATCGCGCTCCTCGGCCCGAGCGGATCCGGGAAGAGCACGCTGCTGCGGACCGTCAACCGGCTCGAGACCGTGGACTCCGGCGAGGTGCTGCTGGCCGGACGCCCCATCGGCCTCGACGCATCCGGCCGCCCGGCGCCCGAGGCCGCGGTCGCCGCCCAACGGGTGGAAGCCGGCGTCGGCATGGTCTTCCAGCAGTTCAACCTCTTCCATCACCTGACGGCAGCGCAGAACGTGGCCGCGCCCCTGCGCTGGGTGGCCGGCATGGATCCCGCCGCCGCCGAGGCGCGCGCCCGCGAGCTGCTCGACGGGGTCGGGCTCGCGGCCCGCGCCGACGTGCTGCCGCGGCACCTGTCCGGCGGGCAGCAGCAGCGCGTCGGGATCGCCCGCGCCCTCGCCGGGAGCCCGCGCGTGCTGCTGCTCGACGAGCCCACCAGCGCCCTCGACCCCGAGCTGGTGGCCGAGGTGCTCGCGGTCATCCGGGGTCTCGCACACACAGAAGGACTCACCATGCTCATCGCCACCCACCAGATGCGGTTCGCCCGCGACGTGGCCGACCGCGTCGTCTTCATGGCCGGGGGCGTCGTCGTCGAGGACGGCCCGGCCCGCCAGGTCATCGACGCGCCGCGGGATCCCGTCACAGCGCGCTTCGTGAACGCCATGAACCAGGCGGAGGCGTGA
- a CDS encoding Fur family transcriptional regulator translates to MPTAHAHHHAPPLDADALRAALREAGLRVTRPRVAVLTAVDAAPHSDADEVLRAVKGELPGTSIQAVYGVLGALAAAGLVRRIEPAGSSARYERRTGDNHHHLVCTGCRTIVDVDCAVGESPCLTPSDSAGFLVASAEVTYWGLCPECRTAAADPGSTVAA, encoded by the coding sequence ATGCCCACCGCTCACGCGCACCACCACGCGCCGCCCCTCGACGCCGACGCCCTGCGCGCCGCGCTGCGCGAGGCGGGCCTCCGCGTGACCCGGCCGCGCGTGGCCGTCCTCACCGCGGTCGACGCGGCACCGCACTCGGACGCCGACGAGGTGCTCCGCGCGGTGAAGGGCGAGCTCCCCGGCACGAGCATCCAGGCGGTCTACGGCGTGCTCGGCGCGCTCGCGGCCGCCGGTCTCGTGCGCCGCATCGAGCCCGCGGGATCATCCGCGCGCTACGAGCGCCGGACGGGCGACAATCACCATCACCTCGTGTGCACAGGTTGCAGGACGATCGTCGACGTGGACTGCGCGGTGGGGGAGTCCCCCTGCCTCACGCCGTCCGACTCGGCGGGGTTCCTCGTGGCGAGCGCCGAGGTGACGTACTGGGGCCTGTGCCCCGAATGCCGGACCGCAGCCGCGGATCCCGGTTCCACCGTCGCGGCCTAG
- a CDS encoding aldo/keto reductase encodes MKHIHTGTGLDVGRIGLGCMGMSAFYDGAGQDEAESIRTLHRAVDQGVTLFDTAEAYGPFTNERLVGSALKDRRDDIVIATKFGLLKHAPGKDAEDYERGMDSSPTSIRIAVEASLQRLGTDRIDVLYQHRVDPAVPIEETVGAMKELVEEGKVLHLGLSEAGPDTIRRAHAVHPISVLQSEYSIWTRDPEAGVLEVLRELGIGLVAYSPLGRGFLTGAISSAADLSAADYRSSSPRFAEAAFAQNMRIVDAVKAVAGELDATPAQVALAWILAQGDDIAVIPGTKRVTRLDENVAADAVTLSADQLARLSSLPTPVGDRYEDMSPVGR; translated from the coding sequence ATGAAGCACATCCACACCGGCACGGGCCTCGACGTCGGCCGCATCGGCCTCGGCTGCATGGGCATGAGCGCCTTCTACGACGGCGCCGGGCAGGACGAGGCGGAGTCGATCCGCACCCTCCACCGCGCCGTCGACCAGGGCGTCACGCTGTTCGACACGGCCGAGGCGTACGGGCCGTTCACCAACGAGCGCCTGGTCGGATCCGCGTTGAAGGACCGCCGCGACGACATCGTCATCGCTACCAAGTTCGGCCTCCTGAAGCACGCGCCGGGCAAGGACGCCGAGGACTACGAGCGCGGCATGGACAGCTCGCCCACGAGCATCCGCATCGCCGTCGAGGCCTCGCTGCAGCGCCTCGGGACCGACCGCATCGACGTGCTCTACCAGCACCGCGTCGACCCGGCCGTGCCGATCGAGGAGACCGTCGGCGCGATGAAGGAGCTCGTCGAGGAGGGCAAGGTCCTGCACCTGGGGCTCTCCGAGGCCGGGCCCGACACGATCCGCCGCGCGCACGCCGTGCACCCCATCTCGGTGTTGCAGAGCGAGTACTCCATCTGGACGCGCGACCCCGAGGCCGGCGTGCTCGAGGTGCTGCGCGAGCTCGGCATCGGGCTCGTCGCGTACTCGCCGCTCGGCCGCGGCTTCCTCACCGGCGCGATCTCGAGCGCGGCCGACCTGTCCGCGGCCGACTACCGCTCGTCGTCGCCGCGCTTCGCGGAGGCGGCCTTCGCGCAGAACATGCGCATCGTCGACGCCGTGAAGGCGGTCGCGGGCGAGCTCGACGCGACGCCCGCCCAGGTCGCGCTCGCGTGGATCCTCGCGCAGGGCGACGACATCGCCGTGATCCCGGGCACGAAGCGCGTGACGCGCCTCGACGAGAACGTGGCAGCGGATGCCGTGACGCTCTCCGCCGACCAGCTCGCGCGCCTGTCCTCGCTCCCGACCCCGGTCGGCGACCGCTACGAGGACATGTCGCCCGTCGGGCGCTGA
- a CDS encoding MFS transporter — MADDPTASPAATAPASGAHAAAAATEKPTRRELVKAFTASLTGTSLEWYDFAVYSAASAVVFPVVFFPSSDPYTATILAFSTYAVGYVSRPVGGFVFGRLGDKMGRKPVLVLTLLLIGIATFLIGVLPGYATIGLAAPIILVLLRFAQGVGVGGEWGGAVLLSSEFGDPRKRGFWSSAAQVGPPAGNLLANGALALLTVLLTEEDFLDWGWRVAFLLSALLVAFGLWIRLKLEDTPVFKALQERGDRPSAPISEIFRTQGRPLVAAILSRVGPDVLYALFTVFTLTYGVNSLGFERSQVLVAVLVGSAVQLFTIPFAGAVSDRINRRAVYAAAAVGAAVWAYVFFAITDGSSTFVLGVGIVLGLFFHSFMYGPQAAYIIEQFSPRLRYTGASLAYTIAGVIGGAIAPLMFTIIYEETGSWVGIALYLTAAVVLTLVGLAMGRDSDVSEDEEYVRTGAEGVAAAVSGR, encoded by the coding sequence ATGGCCGACGACCCCACCGCCTCCCCGGCGGCGACCGCGCCCGCATCCGGCGCGCACGCCGCGGCTGCCGCGACCGAGAAGCCCACCCGCCGCGAGCTCGTCAAGGCGTTCACCGCGAGCCTCACCGGCACCTCGCTCGAGTGGTACGACTTCGCCGTCTACTCGGCGGCCAGCGCCGTCGTGTTCCCCGTCGTGTTCTTCCCGTCGTCGGACCCCTACACGGCGACGATCCTCGCGTTCTCCACCTACGCGGTCGGCTACGTGTCGCGCCCCGTCGGCGGGTTCGTCTTCGGGCGGCTCGGCGACAAGATGGGCCGCAAGCCCGTCCTCGTGCTCACGCTGCTGCTCATCGGCATCGCGACGTTCCTCATCGGCGTGCTGCCGGGCTACGCGACCATCGGGCTCGCGGCGCCGATCATCCTGGTGCTGCTCCGCTTCGCTCAGGGCGTGGGCGTCGGCGGCGAGTGGGGCGGCGCGGTGCTGCTCTCGAGCGAGTTCGGGGATCCACGCAAGCGCGGGTTCTGGTCGTCGGCCGCGCAGGTCGGGCCGCCCGCCGGCAACCTGCTCGCCAACGGCGCGCTCGCGCTGCTCACGGTGCTGCTCACCGAGGAGGACTTCCTCGACTGGGGCTGGCGCGTGGCCTTCCTCCTCTCGGCGCTGCTCGTGGCGTTCGGCCTCTGGATCCGCCTGAAGCTCGAGGACACCCCCGTGTTCAAGGCGCTGCAGGAGCGCGGCGACCGGCCGAGCGCGCCCATCTCGGAGATCTTCCGCACGCAGGGCCGCCCGCTCGTCGCCGCGATCCTCTCCCGCGTCGGACCCGACGTCCTCTACGCGCTCTTCACGGTCTTCACGCTCACCTACGGCGTCAACTCGCTCGGCTTCGAGCGCTCGCAGGTGCTCGTGGCGGTGCTCGTGGGATCCGCCGTGCAGCTGTTCACGATCCCGTTCGCGGGCGCCGTGAGCGACCGGATCAACCGCCGGGCCGTGTACGCCGCCGCCGCGGTGGGCGCGGCCGTGTGGGCGTACGTCTTCTTCGCGATCACCGACGGCTCGTCGACCTTCGTGCTCGGCGTGGGCATCGTGCTCGGCCTCTTCTTCCACTCCTTCATGTACGGGCCGCAGGCGGCGTACATCATCGAGCAGTTCTCGCCGCGGCTCCGCTACACGGGCGCCTCGCTCGCGTACACGATCGCGGGCGTGATCGGCGGGGCCATCGCGCCGCTGATGTTCACGATCATCTACGAGGAGACCGGCAGCTGGGTCGGCATCGCGCTGTACCTCACGGCCGCGGTCGTGCTCACGCTCGTGGGCCTCGCGATGGGCCGCGACTCGGACGTGTCCGAGGACGAGGAGTACGTGCGCACGGGCGCCGAGGGCGTGGCGGCGGCGGTCAGCGGGCGCTGA
- a CDS encoding DUF2848 domain-containing protein, with the protein MTTLRFQLPDGSTPSVEVVSLLNAGYAGRDQAEVQAHIDELAELGVPGPETTPALYPVAPYLASQADTVPAQHGRTSGEAEWALVITDDDVLLTVACDHTDRALEVHGVAWSKNAGPDVLGRKAWRLADVRDRLDAIRLRGWVGEEGAEELIQDSTLAALLTPDHWLEVLEQRGLRVPGTVLISGTVAMVPGVDQFASRWRVQLEDPATGETIDAAYRVELLPEAIG; encoded by the coding sequence ATGACCACCCTGCGCTTCCAGCTGCCCGACGGATCCACCCCGAGCGTCGAGGTCGTGTCGCTCCTCAACGCCGGCTACGCGGGCCGCGACCAGGCCGAGGTGCAGGCGCACATCGACGAGCTGGCCGAGCTCGGCGTGCCCGGACCCGAGACGACGCCCGCGCTCTACCCCGTCGCGCCGTACCTCGCGTCGCAGGCCGACACGGTGCCCGCGCAGCACGGCCGCACCTCGGGCGAGGCCGAGTGGGCCCTCGTGATCACCGACGACGACGTGCTCCTCACCGTCGCGTGCGACCACACCGACCGCGCCCTCGAGGTGCACGGCGTCGCGTGGAGCAAGAACGCCGGACCCGACGTGCTCGGACGCAAGGCCTGGCGCCTCGCCGACGTGCGCGACCGCCTCGACGCGATCCGCCTGCGCGGCTGGGTCGGCGAGGAGGGTGCCGAGGAGCTCATCCAGGACTCCACGCTCGCCGCGCTCCTCACGCCCGACCACTGGCTCGAGGTTCTCGAGCAGCGGGGGCTCCGCGTCCCCGGCACGGTGCTCATCTCGGGCACGGTCGCGATGGTGCCGGGAGTCGACCAGTTCGCGTCGCGCTGGCGCGTGCAGCTCGAGGATCCCGCCACGGGCGAGACCATCGACGCCGCCTACCGCGTGGAGCTGCTGCCCGAGGCGATCGGCTGA
- a CDS encoding carbon-nitrogen hydrolase family protein, with protein MKIALAQIISSPDPGENLARITAFAEDAARQGAELVVFPEAAQRAFGNPLPEIAEPLDGPWATGVRAVADRLGVVIVAGMFTPGVEGRVRNTLLVARPSGQDAAGAGSYDKIHLFDAFGFRESDAVDPGESVAVIEVGGTRASLATCYDVRFPALFLAGADRGAVISIVCASWGAGPGKADQWDLLLRARALDSTTFVVAVGQGDPATLEAGSRGHDPASGAPTGIGRSAVVSPLGEVLHRLGGEEELLVVDIDPSAVEAARGTLPVLANRRRGLEQAV; from the coding sequence ATGAAGATCGCGCTCGCACAGATCATCAGCTCGCCGGATCCCGGGGAGAACCTCGCACGGATCACCGCGTTCGCCGAGGACGCCGCGCGGCAGGGCGCCGAGCTCGTGGTGTTCCCGGAGGCGGCGCAGCGGGCGTTCGGGAATCCGCTGCCCGAGATCGCGGAGCCGCTCGACGGGCCGTGGGCGACGGGCGTGCGGGCGGTGGCTGACCGCCTCGGCGTCGTGATCGTCGCCGGCATGTTCACGCCCGGCGTCGAAGGCCGCGTGCGCAACACCCTCCTCGTCGCCCGGCCCTCCGGCCAGGACGCCGCGGGCGCCGGCTCGTACGACAAGATCCACCTCTTCGACGCGTTCGGGTTCCGCGAGTCGGACGCCGTCGACCCGGGCGAGAGCGTCGCCGTGATCGAGGTCGGCGGCACTCGCGCCTCCCTCGCCACCTGCTACGACGTGCGCTTCCCCGCGCTGTTCCTCGCGGGCGCCGACCGCGGCGCCGTCATCAGCATCGTGTGCGCGAGCTGGGGCGCCGGCCCCGGCAAGGCCGACCAGTGGGACCTCCTGCTCCGGGCCCGCGCGCTCGACTCCACGACCTTCGTCGTCGCGGTCGGCCAGGGCGACCCCGCGACGCTCGAGGCCGGATCCCGCGGCCACGACCCCGCGAGCGGCGCGCCCACCGGCATCGGCCGCAGCGCCGTCGTCTCCCCGCTCGGCGAGGTGCTGCACCGCCTCGGCGGCGAGGAGGAGCTGCTCGTGGTGGACATCGACCCGTCGGCCGTCGAGGCCGCGCGCGGCACGCTGCCCGTGCTCGCGAACCGGCGCCGGGGGCTCGAGCAGGCGGTCTGA